From a region of the Mycobacteroides saopaulense genome:
- a CDS encoding bifunctional RNase H/acid phosphatase — protein MKVLVEADGGSRGNPGLAGYGAVVFSPDHETVLGEACEAIGHATNNVAEYRGLIAGLAEAARLGATEVNVSMDSKLVVEQMSGRWKVKHPDLITLYQQAVTAAMQFESVSYRWIPRERNKYADRLANEAMDRASGIEPKAAKKPKETAEAKESKPADSAPGWTGARGKPTRMLLLRHGQTELSVQRRYSGRGNPELTALGREQAANAARYLASRGGIAAVISSPLGRATQTATAAADALGVPLTVDDDLIETDFGKWEGLTFTEASERDPELHAQWLGDTSVTPPEGESFDTVHHRVRRARNRIIAEYGGATVLVVSHVTPIKTLLRLALDAGPSLLYRLHLDLASLSIAEFYSDGPASVRLVNETSYLT, from the coding sequence GTGAAGGTTCTTGTCGAGGCGGACGGCGGTTCACGCGGCAATCCGGGATTGGCCGGGTACGGCGCGGTGGTGTTCTCCCCGGATCACGAGACGGTGCTGGGGGAGGCCTGTGAGGCGATCGGCCACGCCACCAACAACGTCGCCGAATACCGGGGTCTGATAGCGGGACTGGCCGAGGCAGCACGACTGGGCGCCACCGAGGTGAACGTCTCGATGGACTCGAAGCTCGTCGTCGAGCAGATGTCCGGACGGTGGAAAGTCAAACATCCCGACCTGATCACGCTGTATCAGCAGGCGGTGACCGCCGCGATGCAGTTCGAATCCGTCAGCTACAGATGGATTCCGCGGGAACGCAACAAATATGCCGACCGGCTGGCCAACGAGGCGATGGACCGTGCCAGCGGCATCGAGCCCAAGGCCGCCAAGAAGCCCAAGGAAACCGCGGAAGCCAAGGAATCCAAGCCCGCGGACTCCGCTCCGGGTTGGACAGGTGCGCGCGGCAAGCCCACCCGAATGCTGTTGCTGCGTCACGGACAGACCGAGTTATCGGTGCAGCGCCGGTATTCCGGCCGGGGAAATCCCGAGCTCACCGCACTGGGCCGCGAACAGGCCGCGAACGCCGCCCGTTACCTCGCCAGCCGGGGCGGTATCGCGGCCGTCATCAGCTCGCCGCTGGGGCGCGCCACGCAGACCGCCACCGCGGCGGCCGATGCGCTCGGTGTTCCGCTGACGGTCGATGACGATCTGATCGAAACCGACTTCGGCAAGTGGGAGGGCCTGACCTTCACCGAGGCGTCCGAGCGTGACCCGGAGCTGCATGCCCAGTGGCTCGGCGATACCTCGGTGACTCCGCCGGAGGGGGAGAGCTTCGACACCGTGCACCACCGGGTGCGGCGCGCGCGCAACCGGATCATTGCCGAATACGGTGGCGCAACGGTTTTGGTGGTCTCACACGTCACACCGATCAAGACGCTGCTGCGCCTGGCACTGGATGCGGGCCCGAGCCTGCTGTACCGGCTGCACCTGGACCTGGCGTCACTGAGCATCGCCGAGTTCTATTCGGACGGTCCGGCATCGGTGCGACTCGTCAACGAGACCTCGTATCTGACTTAG
- a CDS encoding HugZ family pyridoxamine 5'-phosphate oxidase, with protein sequence MASRDHGDPGDAPTIAPPLTDVANPARPSAAEEARTVAASTNTATLASLSADGDPWASLITFGLLDGAPVLCVSQMAEHGRNLARDPRASVSIVAPNPPEDPLANTRITLAGKVRRPSAEELPAAREAHIAAVPAARYYIDYSDFSVWILDVERVRWVGGYGRMDSASGAEYGAAAADPVSPKAARAVAHLNEDHGDALLAMAQQLGGYPDATEARCEGADRYGLDIRVSTPRGWSVTRVGYVEPIDSIDELRGATVHLARLAAPGA encoded by the coding sequence ATGGCTTCTCGTGATCACGGTGATCCGGGCGATGCGCCCACCATCGCCCCGCCTCTGACAGATGTCGCCAATCCGGCGCGGCCTTCGGCCGCGGAGGAAGCACGAACGGTCGCAGCGTCGACGAACACCGCCACGCTGGCAAGTCTGTCCGCTGACGGTGACCCGTGGGCATCGCTGATCACCTTTGGGCTCCTCGACGGTGCGCCGGTGCTCTGCGTCTCGCAGATGGCCGAGCACGGCCGCAACTTGGCGCGTGATCCGCGGGCCAGCGTGTCCATCGTGGCGCCCAATCCGCCCGAGGACCCACTGGCCAACACCCGGATCACGCTTGCCGGGAAGGTTCGCCGGCCCAGTGCGGAAGAGCTGCCCGCCGCGCGCGAGGCGCACATCGCGGCGGTGCCCGCCGCGCGGTATTACATCGACTACAGCGACTTCTCTGTGTGGATTCTGGATGTCGAACGGGTGCGGTGGGTCGGTGGCTATGGCCGCATGGACTCGGCCAGCGGTGCCGAATACGGTGCGGCCGCAGCCGATCCGGTCTCGCCAAAGGCCGCTCGCGCCGTCGCGCACCTCAACGAGGATCACGGCGACGCGCTGCTCGCGATGGCGCAGCAGCTGGGCGGGTATCCGGATGCGACCGAGGCGCGGTGTGAGGGCGCTGACCGATACGGGCTTGATATCCGGGTGAGCACCCCGCGGGGCTGGTCGGTGACGCGAGTCGGCTATGTCGAGCCGATCGACTCTATCGACGAGCTGCGCGGCGCGACCGTGCACCTGGCGCGGCTCGCTGCTCCGGGGGCCTAG
- a CDS encoding HNH endonuclease, giving the protein MSETDPAARATQLVERIAELERVKAAAAAEQAHAAVLLDHARRAEEAANGVPRRRQGAGVATEIALARQDSPARGGRHLGFAKALVNEMPHTLAALECGALNEWRATILVRETAYLALEDRQKIDVEMCADPSRLRGLGDARLTAEAKRLAYRLDAEAVVHRARRAENERRVTIRPAPDTMTYLTALLPVKQGVAVYAALRRAADSSMDPVRGQGQIMADTLVERVTGLSSAEAVPVGVNITISDESLLGGGVEPAVIAGYGPIPAAVARRLVSEAVSSGAKVLARRLYRRCGTGALVGAESRSRLFPRGLAELIDVRDQTCRSPYCDAPIRHHDHVVASARGGATSFDNGQGLCQRCNYVKEAPGWRAAVEAGADRHTVEITTPTGTVYRSTAPPLR; this is encoded by the coding sequence GTGTCCGAGACCGATCCTGCCGCCCGCGCGACACAGCTTGTCGAGCGCATCGCGGAGCTGGAGCGTGTCAAAGCCGCCGCCGCGGCCGAACAGGCTCATGCCGCGGTCCTGCTCGACCATGCGCGCCGCGCGGAGGAGGCTGCCAACGGTGTGCCTAGGCGACGGCAGGGAGCAGGTGTTGCGACGGAGATCGCTCTGGCGCGGCAAGATTCGCCCGCTCGGGGAGGTCGTCACCTTGGCTTCGCGAAGGCGTTGGTCAACGAGATGCCCCACACACTTGCGGCATTGGAGTGCGGTGCGCTGAATGAATGGCGCGCGACGATCCTGGTGCGTGAAACCGCATATCTTGCCCTCGAAGACCGGCAGAAGATCGACGTCGAGATGTGTGCCGATCCTTCCCGGCTTCGGGGTCTGGGCGATGCCAGGCTCACTGCGGAGGCGAAGCGCCTCGCGTATCGGCTGGATGCCGAGGCCGTAGTGCACCGTGCCCGCCGGGCCGAGAACGAACGTCGGGTAACGATCCGCCCTGCGCCCGACACCATGACGTACCTGACGGCATTGCTTCCGGTGAAACAAGGGGTGGCGGTCTATGCCGCTCTTAGGCGAGCCGCCGATTCGTCGATGGATCCCGTTCGCGGGCAAGGACAGATCATGGCCGACACTCTCGTAGAGCGGGTGACCGGTCTATCTTCTGCCGAAGCGGTCCCCGTGGGTGTGAACATCACGATCTCCGACGAGTCGTTGCTCGGCGGGGGCGTCGAGCCGGCCGTGATCGCGGGCTACGGGCCGATCCCGGCGGCAGTGGCGCGCCGGCTTGTATCCGAGGCCGTCAGCTCCGGTGCGAAGGTACTCGCGCGGCGCCTGTATCGCCGCTGCGGCACCGGTGCATTGGTGGGAGCGGAGTCGCGAAGCCGTTTGTTTCCGAGGGGACTGGCCGAGCTGATCGACGTGCGCGATCAGACCTGTCGGTCGCCATACTGTGATGCTCCGATCCGACACCACGATCATGTGGTGGCGAGCGCGCGAGGCGGGGCTACCTCGTTCGACAATGGCCAGGGTCTGTGCCAGCGCTGCAATTACGTCAAGGAGGCACCCGGGTGGAGGGCCGCGGTCGAGGCAGGGGCTGACCGGCACACTGTGGAGATCACCACACCGACGGGAACCGTCTACCGCTCCACCGCCCCTCCGCTGCGCTGA
- a CDS encoding DUF58 domain-containing protein — protein MISWRASSLTSALAACAGAALVLAMITGRWQLVLFAAPFIGALVGAARRPPEARVWVADESEPLRCLESETVTITTSVASAEPAVVCGVRSTAVDGLQIEVDKAAAPERVTMRVSAERWGRYAIPVAVQTVSTSGLWTGAIVTLPAAELRVYPLADPQDVALPPADLPDRIGTHLTRHHGPGVEYADIREYVPGDSLRTVNWRVSARRGRLHVTDRLTDRAADVVVLIDTYPQPSGPATVATERSARGAAQLVQSVLQRGDRAGVVMLGSAPRWLAPDIGRHQFYRLLDAVLDAGEWHSHSASALAPRAAMPPNAIVVAFSTLLNADFGLALTDLRRRGHPVLVVDVLDRLPFREEPDPIVARWWRLERSRMYRNIAVTGVDVVGWSHDAGLNHAMHLLPRRPRTRRHR, from the coding sequence ATGATCAGTTGGCGCGCGTCCTCGTTGACATCGGCGCTGGCCGCGTGTGCCGGCGCGGCACTGGTGCTCGCGATGATCACCGGGCGCTGGCAGCTTGTCCTCTTCGCGGCGCCGTTCATCGGCGCCCTCGTCGGCGCGGCCCGGCGCCCTCCGGAAGCCCGGGTATGGGTTGCCGACGAATCAGAACCGTTACGGTGCTTGGAGTCTGAGACGGTAACGATCACCACATCGGTCGCATCCGCCGAGCCGGCCGTGGTTTGTGGGGTGCGATCGACCGCTGTCGACGGCCTGCAGATCGAGGTGGACAAGGCTGCTGCGCCCGAGCGCGTGACGATGCGGGTTTCGGCCGAGCGGTGGGGCCGGTACGCCATCCCGGTTGCGGTTCAGACGGTCTCGACGTCGGGTTTGTGGACGGGCGCCATAGTGACGCTGCCCGCCGCGGAACTGCGTGTGTATCCGTTGGCCGACCCGCAAGACGTGGCATTGCCGCCCGCTGACCTGCCCGACCGGATCGGCACACATCTGACCCGGCACCACGGCCCGGGTGTCGAGTACGCGGACATCCGCGAGTATGTCCCGGGTGACTCACTGCGCACGGTCAATTGGCGAGTCAGCGCGCGACGGGGACGCCTGCATGTCACCGACCGGCTCACCGACCGGGCCGCCGACGTCGTGGTTCTGATCGACACCTATCCGCAGCCGTCGGGCCCCGCCACCGTGGCAACAGAAAGATCCGCACGCGGCGCCGCGCAGCTCGTGCAGTCTGTGTTGCAGCGCGGAGACCGGGCGGGTGTCGTCATGTTGGGCAGTGCGCCGCGATGGCTCGCTCCCGATATAGGACGGCATCAGTTCTACCGTCTGCTGGACGCCGTTCTCGATGCCGGAGAATGGCATTCGCACAGTGCCAGTGCACTTGCCCCGCGCGCTGCCATGCCGCCCAACGCGATCGTGGTGGCATTCTCCACCCTGTTGAACGCCGACTTCGGACTCGCGCTGACCGACCTCCGGCGGCGTGGGCATCCGGTTCTCGTCGTCGATGTGCTGGACCGCCTGCCCTTCCGTGAGGAGCCCGATCCGATTGTCGCCCGGTGGTGGCGGTTGGAACGGTCACGGATGTATCGCAACATCGCCGTGACAGGGGTCGATGTCGTCGGCTGGAGTCACGATGCCGGACTCAACCATGCGATGCATCTGTTGCCGCGTCGCCCGCGTACGCGAAGACACCGATGA
- a CDS encoding AAA family ATPase, with protein MTTLPVAVATRHADAVLTEIERVVVGKRDALQLILLTILARGHVLVEDLPGLGKTLIARSFAAALGLDFARVQFTPDLLPADLLGSTIYDMSSGLFEFRTGPIFTNLLLADEINRTPPKTQSALLEAMAEGQVSIDGKTRQLPTPFVVLATDNPIEYEGTYPLPEAQLDRFAVRLQLGYLTEDLEIEMLQRRLDRGSTQPVVSQVVSADDLIMMREAVEQVSVHPDVLRYIVALAAATRSHSHVEVGASPRAELDLVQMSRARAMLLGRDFVIPEDVKALAVPAVAHRISLRPEMWVRRITGTHVVDELLHRLPVPRASG; from the coding sequence GTGACGACACTGCCGGTTGCCGTCGCCACCCGACATGCGGACGCGGTGCTGACCGAGATCGAACGAGTCGTTGTCGGGAAACGCGATGCGCTGCAGTTGATTCTGCTGACGATTCTCGCGCGCGGACACGTCCTCGTCGAGGATCTGCCGGGTTTGGGTAAGACGCTGATCGCTCGATCGTTCGCGGCTGCGTTGGGGCTCGATTTCGCCAGGGTGCAATTCACTCCGGATCTGCTGCCGGCAGACCTGCTGGGCTCCACGATCTACGACATGTCGTCCGGGCTCTTCGAGTTCCGGACCGGGCCCATCTTCACGAATCTGCTACTGGCAGATGAAATCAACCGCACCCCACCCAAGACGCAGTCGGCCCTGCTGGAAGCCATGGCGGAGGGACAGGTCAGCATCGATGGTAAAACGCGCCAACTGCCAACACCGTTCGTGGTGCTGGCGACCGATAATCCGATCGAGTATGAGGGCACCTATCCGCTGCCAGAGGCCCAACTGGACCGATTCGCGGTTCGGCTGCAGCTGGGATATCTGACCGAGGACCTTGAGATCGAAATGCTGCAGCGCCGATTGGATCGGGGCTCGACGCAGCCGGTGGTGTCGCAAGTGGTGTCCGCGGACGACCTCATCATGATGAGGGAAGCGGTGGAACAGGTTTCGGTGCACCCGGACGTGCTTCGCTACATCGTGGCCCTGGCCGCCGCGACGCGCAGTCACTCGCATGTCGAGGTCGGTGCCAGCCCCCGTGCCGAACTGGACCTCGTACAGATGTCCCGGGCACGAGCCATGCTGCTCGGCCGCGACTTCGTGATCCCCGAGGACGTCAAGGCGCTCGCGGTGCCGGCGGTGGCGCACCGCATCAGTCTGCGGCCCGAGATGTGGGTGCGCCGCATCACCGGTACACACGTGGTCGACGAGCTTCTGCATCGGCTACCGGTTCCCCGGGCGTCCGGATGA
- a CDS encoding DUF4129 domain-containing protein produces MNSADRLFVRAAGLMVLVALSVVALRSYLPDPKVLPQPEEPRDEPHSIALQLLLCGVVAILILLSLRRRRPGMTPSAESPSYLRLRGLTRREAIIAVATVLALLSAVWTVLYLARPTGEGPVRDPAPSTSEPGRPDAEPDKTPGDAPVRKEPNAPLVILGVVLAGIAVMVFVLRRRDPETLEVGRDRSAEPDACDEAPGSLAHLVELGLAEVAEPGRDPRASIIACYAAMEQGLTAAPEAAPLESDTPSEVLQRAVHIGALHSHAGTQLVSLFSEARFSPHRMTQADRESAAQWLRVVLDDLRSRP; encoded by the coding sequence ATGAACAGTGCGGACAGACTGTTCGTTCGAGCGGCCGGGCTCATGGTCCTGGTCGCGCTTTCTGTCGTTGCACTACGCAGCTATCTTCCGGATCCGAAGGTCCTACCCCAGCCCGAAGAACCCCGCGATGAACCTCACTCAATAGCGTTGCAGCTCTTGCTGTGTGGCGTCGTGGCCATTCTCATCCTGTTGAGTCTTCGGCGACGACGCCCCGGCATGACTCCGTCGGCCGAGAGCCCGTCGTACCTACGGTTACGGGGATTGACGCGGCGCGAAGCGATCATTGCCGTCGCCACCGTGCTTGCGCTGCTGAGCGCGGTGTGGACGGTGCTCTATCTGGCCAGGCCGACGGGCGAGGGGCCCGTGCGCGACCCTGCCCCGAGCACGTCCGAACCGGGACGTCCCGACGCCGAGCCTGACAAGACTCCGGGCGATGCGCCGGTTCGGAAGGAACCCAACGCACCCCTGGTGATCCTCGGTGTGGTGCTGGCCGGCATCGCCGTGATGGTCTTCGTGCTCAGGCGCCGAGATCCGGAGACCCTGGAGGTGGGTAGGGATCGATCCGCGGAACCCGATGCCTGCGATGAGGCACCAGGATCGCTTGCCCACCTTGTCGAACTCGGACTCGCGGAGGTTGCCGAGCCGGGCCGCGACCCGCGCGCGTCGATCATCGCCTGCTACGCAGCCATGGAGCAGGGACTCACCGCGGCACCCGAGGCGGCACCACTGGAGTCGGACACCCCGTCGGAAGTGCTGCAACGCGCGGTTCATATCGGCGCCCTTCATTCGCACGCGGGCACTCAACTCGTCTCGCTGTTCTCGGAGGCCCGATTCAGCCCGCATCGGATGACGCAGGCCGATCGTGAATCGGCGGCCCAATGGCTGCGGGTCGTGCTGGACGATCTTCGGAGCCGCCCATGA
- a CDS encoding methyltransferase domain-containing protein — translation MPTFNVNSVDWDELYRGEADYAPGEPGWNIGEMQPEIAAIHHQGRLKSPILDSGCGVGVVALTLAGYGYDVVGLDLSANAVDKARTAAQQLGLTALFDVADLSVDNGYENHFNTVIDSLVFHSIPQEVRDGYIRSTARALKPGGRFFTLVFATEAFPPEATFGPRPFTEKQLRDILGKHLVVDEVSAARAWINAPRTLPEGFEYRNVAIGSDGRAQLPAWLASAHRE, via the coding sequence ATGCCTACTTTCAATGTGAATTCTGTCGATTGGGATGAGCTTTACCGCGGCGAAGCCGACTACGCACCCGGCGAACCGGGCTGGAATATCGGCGAGATGCAGCCGGAAATAGCCGCTATCCACCATCAAGGACGCCTGAAGAGTCCGATCCTCGACTCGGGCTGCGGTGTCGGCGTCGTCGCGTTGACACTGGCCGGGTATGGCTATGACGTCGTCGGGCTCGACTTGTCAGCGAACGCGGTGGATAAGGCACGTACAGCGGCCCAACAACTTGGGCTGACCGCATTGTTCGATGTCGCGGATCTAAGCGTGGATAACGGATACGAAAACCACTTCAACACTGTGATCGATAGCCTTGTATTTCACAGCATTCCCCAGGAAGTACGCGACGGATACATTCGATCGACGGCGCGCGCGCTTAAACCAGGCGGCCGATTTTTCACATTGGTTTTCGCGACCGAAGCTTTTCCCCCGGAGGCCACTTTTGGGCCACGACCTTTTACCGAGAAACAACTCCGTGACATCCTCGGAAAACACCTGGTCGTTGACGAGGTCAGCGCGGCGCGCGCGTGGATCAACGCACCGCGAACGCTTCCCGAGGGATTCGAATACCGCAACGTCGCGATCGGTTCGGACGGGCGCGCGCAACTGCCGGCGTGGTTGGCATCCGCTCATCGGGAGTAG
- a CDS encoding RNB domain-containing ribonuclease — MTLKRLFARDLSFDGIRSEFALPAEFDSGVQSEAAEAVDRHHAERIDRTDLELVTIDPPGARDLDQALHLERTATGYLLYYAIADVAAQIEPGSALDAEARRRGETIYLPDGSVPLHPLVFSEGSASLLPNDIRPAALWRIETDDNANPVSWSVQRALVRSVQQLTYREAQDAADAGNPHPSIAVLPEFGRKRRDLGLSRGAIELNLPEQDVVRGASGDWELVIEARTEIDGWNAQVSLLTGICAAQIMLDGGIGMLRTLPPADGDVRRWMRRTADALGLPWSSDTPIGAQLAALDPCATTTLAMMTQATTLLRGASYLVFDGTCPDDQAALHAGIAAPYAHVTAPLRRLGDRFVTEVCLALCAGTEVPQWAREGLAEARSSLLRSNTLANKVEQACVDLTEATILAPQKGQTFDSAVLRGAEKKRAAEVFVTDPPILARCEGNPPEGQRAKLMLHEADPGTRTVLFGFPAEGS, encoded by the coding sequence GTGACGTTGAAGCGGCTGTTCGCTCGCGACCTGAGCTTCGACGGCATTCGTAGCGAATTCGCGCTCCCCGCCGAATTCGATTCCGGTGTGCAATCGGAGGCTGCCGAGGCTGTCGACCGTCACCACGCAGAACGCATCGACCGCACCGACCTGGAACTCGTCACCATCGACCCGCCCGGGGCCCGGGACCTCGATCAGGCCCTGCACCTGGAACGCACCGCCACGGGTTACCTGCTGTACTACGCCATTGCCGACGTCGCCGCGCAGATCGAACCCGGCAGCGCATTGGACGCCGAGGCGCGCCGGCGCGGCGAGACCATCTACCTGCCCGACGGTTCGGTGCCGCTACACCCCTTGGTGTTCTCCGAAGGCTCGGCGAGCTTGCTGCCCAACGATATTCGTCCCGCCGCGTTGTGGCGTATCGAAACCGACGACAACGCCAACCCGGTGAGCTGGAGCGTGCAGCGTGCTTTGGTGAGATCGGTGCAGCAACTGACCTATCGGGAGGCCCAGGACGCGGCGGACGCTGGAAACCCTCATCCCTCGATCGCCGTCCTTCCTGAATTCGGGCGCAAAAGAAGAGATCTCGGGCTGAGCAGGGGAGCCATCGAACTCAATCTCCCCGAACAGGACGTGGTGCGCGGCGCCAGTGGTGACTGGGAACTCGTCATCGAGGCGCGTACCGAAATCGACGGCTGGAACGCGCAGGTATCTCTGCTCACCGGGATCTGTGCGGCACAGATCATGCTCGACGGCGGTATCGGCATGCTGCGGACGCTGCCGCCCGCAGACGGCGATGTGCGCCGGTGGATGCGGCGCACCGCCGATGCCCTGGGGCTGCCGTGGAGCAGTGACACCCCGATCGGAGCCCAGCTGGCCGCGTTGGATCCCTGCGCCACAACCACATTGGCGATGATGACGCAGGCAACCACCCTGTTGCGCGGCGCCTCGTATCTTGTCTTCGACGGAACATGCCCGGACGATCAGGCCGCCCTGCACGCGGGTATCGCCGCCCCCTACGCCCACGTGACCGCGCCGCTGCGCCGGCTGGGGGACCGATTCGTCACCGAAGTCTGCCTGGCGCTGTGCGCGGGCACGGAGGTGCCGCAGTGGGCGCGGGAGGGGCTGGCCGAAGCCAGATCGTCGTTGCTGCGCTCGAACACGTTGGCCAACAAGGTGGAACAGGCGTGCGTGGACCTCACCGAGGCCACCATCCTTGCCCCGCAGAAGGGGCAGACCTTCGATTCGGCGGTGCTGCGCGGCGCCGAGAAGAAGCGAGCCGCCGAGGTTTTCGTGACCGACCCGCCGATCCTTGCCCGCTGTGAAGGCAATCCGCCCGAGGGGCAGCGCGCCAAACTCATGCTGCATGAAGCGGATCCGGGTACCCGGACCGTGCTGTTCGGCTTCCCCGCCGAGGGCAGCTGA
- a CDS encoding CYTH and CHAD domain-containing protein, with protein MPSQHVEVERKFDVTDATINPSFEGISAVAHVEQQPQQILDAVYFDTQDQRLAQRRITLRRRTGGSDAGWHLKLPAGPDTRTELRLPLGETGDTVPEELRDTVLAVVREDELAPVARITTHRTVSRLIGADGRQLAEFCDDHVTAGDQSWREWELELSESGPGDSSDPDLALFDRITARLLDAGAAPAGHGSKLARVLDVPERERPKGKDSIQRALLEQLEQLQGWDRAVRVDTDDSVHQMRVTIRRIRSLLQSNPERFGLDTNPEPLDELRLLANILGVARDAEVLAQRYDAALAELPEALIRGPVHERLVDAARQRYDNGLHRALAAMRSHRYFRLLNTLDELVATAGPASETHHSEEGGTLDAAYRKVRRAARAAARAEGEYRDEALHRIRKSAKRLRYVASAEGAKKISQAAKDIQELLGEHQDSTVSRVYLATQAAEAHSSGEDTFTYGVLYQREYDAAETARRQVESTLKALRKAVRHKK; from the coding sequence ATGCCATCTCAACACGTCGAGGTCGAGCGGAAATTCGACGTCACCGACGCGACGATCAACCCTTCATTCGAGGGAATCTCCGCTGTCGCACACGTAGAGCAGCAACCTCAGCAAATTTTAGACGCCGTGTACTTTGACACCCAGGATCAGCGGTTGGCCCAGCGTCGCATCACCCTGCGGCGTCGCACCGGTGGCAGCGACGCGGGCTGGCATCTCAAGCTGCCCGCGGGCCCGGACACCCGAACCGAGCTGCGCCTTCCCCTCGGCGAGACCGGCGACACGGTTCCCGAAGAGCTGCGGGACACGGTGCTGGCAGTGGTGCGAGAGGACGAGCTCGCTCCGGTGGCACGCATCACCACTCACCGCACGGTGTCACGGCTGATCGGCGCGGACGGCCGGCAGCTCGCCGAGTTCTGCGATGACCACGTCACCGCGGGCGATCAGAGCTGGCGGGAATGGGAGCTGGAGCTCTCGGAATCGGGCCCGGGTGACTCCAGCGACCCCGACCTCGCCCTGTTCGACCGGATCACGGCCCGCCTACTCGACGCCGGGGCGGCACCTGCCGGGCACGGCTCCAAACTGGCGCGCGTTCTCGATGTGCCCGAACGTGAACGTCCCAAGGGCAAGGACTCGATCCAGCGCGCGCTGCTGGAACAACTGGAGCAGCTGCAGGGCTGGGACCGGGCGGTCCGGGTGGACACCGACGATTCGGTGCACCAGATGCGCGTCACCATCCGTCGCATCCGCAGTCTCTTGCAGTCCAACCCCGAGCGCTTCGGGCTGGACACCAATCCTGAACCGCTCGACGAGCTGCGCCTGCTGGCCAACATCCTCGGAGTGGCGCGCGATGCCGAGGTGCTCGCACAGCGGTATGACGCCGCACTCGCCGAGCTGCCCGAGGCGCTCATCCGCGGGCCGGTGCACGAGCGGCTGGTGGACGCCGCCAGGCAGCGGTACGACAACGGCCTGCACCGAGCGCTGGCGGCGATGCGTAGCCACCGGTACTTCCGGCTGCTCAACACCCTCGATGAGCTGGTCGCGACCGCCGGACCGGCATCGGAGACCCATCATTCGGAGGAGGGCGGGACGCTCGATGCCGCGTACCGCAAGGTGCGTCGTGCGGCAAGGGCGGCCGCGCGTGCCGAAGGCGAATATCGCGACGAGGCCCTGCATCGCATCCGCAAGTCGGCCAAGCGACTGCGCTATGTGGCCAGCGCGGAGGGCGCCAAGAAGATCTCCCAGGCTGCCAAGGACATTCAGGAGCTCCTGGGCGAGCATCAGGACAGCACGGTCAGCCGGGTCTATCTGGCCACCCAGGCCGCCGAGGCGCACAGCTCCGGCGAGGACACCTTCACCTATGGGGTGCTGTACCAGCGTGAGTACGATGCCGCCGAGACCGCACGCCGTCAGGTCGAGTCAACGCTCAAGGCCCTCCGAAAGGCCGTGCGTCACAAGAAGTGA